In Papio anubis isolate 15944 chromosome 20, Panubis1.0, whole genome shotgun sequence, a single window of DNA contains:
- the NKG7 gene encoding protein NKG7, whose product MEPCRSLALLVGFLGLMFCLIALSTDFWFEAVGPNHSAHSGLWPTGHGDIIAGYIHVTQSFSILAVLWGLVCVSFLVLSCIPSLSTPGHGPLVSTITAFAAALSMAVAMAVYTSERWDQPPHPQIQAFFSWSFYLGWVSAILLLCTGALSLGAHCSSPRPGYETL is encoded by the exons ATGGAGCCCTGCCGGTCCCTGGCCCTGCTTGTGGGCTTCCTGGGCCTGATGTTCTGCCTGATTGCTTTGAGCACCGATTTCTGGTTTGAGGCTGTGGGTCCCAACCACTCAGCTCACTCGGGCCTCTGGCCAACGGGGCATGGGGACATCATAGCAG GCTACATTCATGTGACGCAGAGCTTCAGCATTCTGGCTGTCCTGTGGGGCCTGGTGTGCGTGAGCTTCCTGGTCCTGTCCTGCATCCCCTCACTGTCCACCCCAGGCCACGGCCCCCTTGTCTCAACCATCACAGCCTTTGCTGCAG CCCTCTCCATGGCAGTGGCCATGGCGGTGTACACCAGCGAGCGGTGGGACCAGCCTCCACACCCCCAGATCCAGGCCTTCTTCTCCTGGTCCTTCTACCTGGGCTGGGTCTCAGCTATCCTCTTGCTCTGCACAG GTGCCCTGAGCCTGGGTGCTCACTGCAGCAGCCCCCGGCCTGGCTATGAAACCTTGTGA
- the C20H19orf84 gene encoding uncharacterized protein C19orf84 homolog encodes MEQPKDGAGPEGNNLSLPSSGTEPWPPAPVPTPPPWLLSSTDPAHLGLPESVASVTVPIRLDTLSCLLHSALLGAYTFQQSLPSCSCCPQAGHTQPGAVRRPPRGRGGWEVRHRPGWGRGPYRRGGLGRAEQPERGRAGGPGAGPRTPPMTLPSAPTLPAQDGKKEARGPEPPLEAPPAAEDWETEY; translated from the exons ATGGAACAACCAAAGGACGGGGCTGGGCCCGAAGG GAACAACCTGTCCCTGCCGTCATCTGGGACTGAGCCATGGCCCCCTGCGCCTGTCCCAACCCCACCACCCTGGCTCCTGAGCTCCACAGACCCCGCCCACCTGGGGCTCCCAGAGAGCGTGGCCTCTGTCACCGTGCCCATACGCCTGGAcaccctctcctgcctcctgcacAGCGCCCTGCTGGGGGCCTACACCTTCCAACAGTCCTTGCCCTCTTGCTCCTGCTGCCCCCAGGCAGGCCACACTCAGCCTGGCGCAGTCAGGAGGCCTCCCAGGGGACGCGGGGGCTGGGAAGTCAGGCACAGGCCAGGCTGGGGCCGGGGCCCATATCGACGAGGAGGCCTCGGGAGAGCTGAGCAGCCAGAGAGGGGTCGGGCGGGGGGCCCTGGGGCTGGCCCCAGGACCCCACCAATGACGCTGCCATCAGCACCAACACTACCTGCCCAGGATGGGAAGAAGGAAGCTCGAGGTCCAGAGCCACCCCTGGAAGCACCACCGGCTGCTGaggactgggagacagagtacTAG
- the LIM2 gene encoding lens fiber membrane intrinsic protein, whose product MYSFMGGGLFCAWVGTILLVVATATDHWMQYRLSGSFAHQGLWRYCLGNKCYLQTDSIGEPPGQGPGRAWGKSRADLGAQGHLYSRWRTLRLKEGKGATQAYWNATRAFMILSALCATSGIIMGIMAFTHQPTFSRISRPFSAGIMFFASTLFVLLALAIYTGVTVSFLGRRFGDWRFSWSYILGWVAVLMTFFAGIFYICAYRVHECRRLSTPR is encoded by the exons ATGTACAGCTTCATGGGTGGTGGCCTGTTCTGTGCCTGGGTGGGGACCATCCTGCTGGTGGTGGCCACGGCAACAGACCATTGGATGCAGTACCGGCTGTCAGGGTCCTTCGCCCACCAGGGCCTGTGGCGgtactgcctgggcaacaagtgctaCCTGCAGACAGACAGCATCGGTGAGCCCCCCGGCCAGGGTCCAGGCCGCGCCTGGGGAAAGAGCAGGGCGGACCTCGGGGCCCAAGGACACCTGTATTCCAGATGGAGAACTCTGCGGCTCAAAGAGGGAAAGGGAGCAACCCAAG CATATTGGAATGCCACCCGGGCCTTCATGATCCTGTCTGCCCTATGCGCCACTTCCGGCATCATCATGGGCATCATGGCCTTCACTCATCAGCCTACCTTCTCCCGCATCTCCCGGCCCTTCTCTGCTGGCATCATGTTTTTTGCCTCAA CCCTTTTTGTCTTGTTGGCCTTGGCCATCTACACTGGAGTCACCGTCAGCTTCCTGGGCCGCCGCTTTGGGGACTGGCGTTTTTCCTGGTCCTACATCTTGGGCTGGGTGGCAGTGCTCATGACGTTCTTCGCAG ggattttctacatatgtgCCTACCGGGTGCATGAATGTCGGCGCCTGTCTACACCGCGCTGA
- the CLDND2 gene encoding claudin domain-containing protein 2 isoform X2, translated as MGVKRSLQRGGILLSLVANVLMVLSTATNYWTRQQEGHSGLWQECNHGICSNIRCQTTLAVTAACMVLAVGVGVVGMVMGLRIRCHEGESLRGQTTSAFLFLGGLLLLTALIGYTVKNAWKNNVFFSWSYFSGWLALPFSILAGFCFLLADMIMQSTDAISGFPVCL; from the exons ATGGGGGTGAAGCGGAGCCTCCAGAGAGGGGGCATTCTGCTCAGCCTCGTGGCCAACGTCCTCATGGTGCTCTCCACGGCCACCAACTACTGGACCCGCCAACAAGAGGGCCACAGTGGCCTGTGGCAGGAATGCAACCACGGCATCTGCTCCAACATCCGCTGCCAGA CCACGCTGGCCGTGACTGCAGCGTGCATGGTGCTGGCGGTGGGTGTCGGCGTGGTGGGCATGGTGATGGGACTGCGGATTCGGTGCCACGAGGGCGAGTCGCTGCGGGGCCAGACCACGAGCGCCTTCCTCTTCCTCGGCG GACTGCTGCTGCTGACCGCCTTGATAGGCTACACGGTGAAGAACGCGTGGAAGAACAACGTCTTCTTCTCTTGGTCCTATTTTTCTGGGTGGCTGGCCTTACCCTTCTCAATTCTCGCGG GCTTCTGCTTTCTGCTGGCAGATATGATCATGCAGAGCACCGACGCCATCAGTGGATTCCCCGTGTGTCTGTGA
- the CLDND2 gene encoding claudin domain-containing protein 2 isoform X3 encodes MGVKRSLQRGGILLSLVANVLMVLSTATNYWTRQQEGHSGLWQECNHGICSNIRCQTTLAVTAACMVLAVGVGVVGMVMGLRIRCHEGESLRGQTTSAFLFLGGLLLLTALIGYTVKNAWKNNVFFSWSYFSGWLALPFSILADMIMQSTDAISGFPVCL; translated from the exons ATGGGGGTGAAGCGGAGCCTCCAGAGAGGGGGCATTCTGCTCAGCCTCGTGGCCAACGTCCTCATGGTGCTCTCCACGGCCACCAACTACTGGACCCGCCAACAAGAGGGCCACAGTGGCCTGTGGCAGGAATGCAACCACGGCATCTGCTCCAACATCCGCTGCCAGA CCACGCTGGCCGTGACTGCAGCGTGCATGGTGCTGGCGGTGGGTGTCGGCGTGGTGGGCATGGTGATGGGACTGCGGATTCGGTGCCACGAGGGCGAGTCGCTGCGGGGCCAGACCACGAGCGCCTTCCTCTTCCTCGGCG GACTGCTGCTGCTGACCGCCTTGATAGGCTACACGGTGAAGAACGCGTGGAAGAACAACGTCTTCTTCTCTTGGTCCTATTTTTCTGGGTGGCTGGCCTTACCCTTCTCAATTCTCGCGG ATATGATCATGCAGAGCACCGACGCCATCAGTGGATTCCCCGTGTGTCTGTGA
- the CLDND2 gene encoding claudin domain-containing protein 2 isoform X1: MGVKRSLQRGGILLSLVANVLMVLSTATNYWTRQQEGHSGLWQECNHGICSNIRCQTTLAVTAACMVLAVGVGVVGMVMGLRIRCHEGESLRGQTTSAFLFLGGLLLLTALIGYTVKNAWKNNVFFSWSYFSGWLALPFSILAGNLHSGKRVEETAQKTLTPEAPQLPFQ, from the exons ATGGGGGTGAAGCGGAGCCTCCAGAGAGGGGGCATTCTGCTCAGCCTCGTGGCCAACGTCCTCATGGTGCTCTCCACGGCCACCAACTACTGGACCCGCCAACAAGAGGGCCACAGTGGCCTGTGGCAGGAATGCAACCACGGCATCTGCTCCAACATCCGCTGCCAGA CCACGCTGGCCGTGACTGCAGCGTGCATGGTGCTGGCGGTGGGTGTCGGCGTGGTGGGCATGGTGATGGGACTGCGGATTCGGTGCCACGAGGGCGAGTCGCTGCGGGGCCAGACCACGAGCGCCTTCCTCTTCCTCGGCG GACTGCTGCTGCTGACCGCCTTGATAGGCTACACGGTGAAGAACGCGTGGAAGAACAACGTCTTCTTCTCTTGGTCCTATTTTTCTGGGTGGCTGGCCTTACCCTTCTCAATTCTCGCGGGTAACCTGCACAGCGGGAAGAGGGTGGAGGAGACTGCCCAGAAGACCCTCACCCCAGAGGCTCCCCAGCTGCCCTTCCAGTAA